Proteins encoded within one genomic window of Variovorax sp. OAS795:
- a CDS encoding endonuclease domain-containing protein, with amino-acid sequence MSEDTGMSGPLSRERERARVRARALREAPTDAESLLWCHLRDRRLANFKFRRQRPIGPYFADFACIEAKLIVELDGGQHVEGAGYDENRTRFIEAQGYRVLRFWNNEVLAQTDAVRERILLALQEDNPHPSPLPQAGEEARHKD; translated from the coding sequence ATGAGCGAGGACACTGGCATGTCTGGTCCCCTCTCCCGCGAGCGGGAGAGGGCTAGGGTGAGGGCAAGAGCATTGCGCGAAGCCCCTACGGACGCCGAGTCGCTGCTCTGGTGCCACCTGCGCGACCGACGACTCGCCAATTTCAAGTTTCGTCGTCAACGCCCGATCGGTCCGTATTTCGCTGACTTTGCATGCATCGAAGCAAAGCTGATCGTTGAACTGGACGGCGGGCAGCATGTGGAAGGTGCCGGCTACGACGAGAACCGGACTCGCTTTATCGAAGCCCAGGGCTACCGCGTTCTCCGGTTCTGGAACAACGAAGTGCTGGCGCAGACGGATGCCGTTCGCGAACGGATCCTGCTGGCGCTGCAGGAAGACAACCCTCACCCCAGCCCTCTCCCGCAAGCGGGAGAGGAGGCAAGACACAAGGACTGA
- a CDS encoding TetR/AcrR family transcriptional regulator has protein sequence MSVNAVPAKPVRAAQKGQQTKAVIVDAALALAAQIGLEGLSIGAVAEITKMSKSGVFAHFGSREELQISVVREYHARFEQEVFFPALEAPRGLPRLRAMFANWMKRTSAEIDSGCIYISGASEFDDRPGPVRDALVESVSIWQAAVLRAIVQSKSEGHLRADADERQVAFEIHGLILALHYEARFLQVPGSIGRANVGFDNILARSATPEAPSAGMAATAKPAASRRLKPVR, from the coding sequence ATGTCCGTCAATGCCGTTCCCGCCAAGCCGGTCCGCGCCGCCCAGAAGGGCCAGCAGACCAAGGCCGTCATCGTCGACGCGGCGCTGGCGCTGGCGGCGCAGATCGGGCTCGAAGGGCTGTCGATCGGCGCCGTGGCCGAGATTACGAAGATGAGCAAGTCGGGCGTGTTCGCCCACTTCGGCTCGCGCGAGGAGCTGCAGATCTCGGTGGTGCGCGAGTATCACGCGCGCTTCGAGCAAGAGGTTTTCTTTCCGGCCCTGGAGGCGCCGCGCGGCCTGCCGCGCCTGCGCGCCATGTTCGCCAACTGGATGAAGCGCACCTCGGCGGAGATCGACTCCGGCTGCATCTACATCAGCGGCGCTTCCGAGTTCGACGACCGTCCCGGCCCGGTGCGCGATGCGCTGGTGGAGTCGGTCAGCATCTGGCAGGCCGCCGTGCTGCGCGCCATCGTGCAGTCCAAGAGCGAGGGCCATCTGCGCGCCGATGCCGACGAGCGCCAGGTCGCGTTCGAGATCCACGGGCTGATCCTCGCGCTGCACTACGAGGCGCGCTTTTTGCAAGTGCCCGGCTCCATCGGCCGCGCGAACGTCGGCTTCGACAACATCCTGGCGCGCAGTGCCACCCCCGAAGCGCCGTCGGCCGGAATGGCCGCCACTGCCAAGCCTGCCGCTTCCCGCCGTCTCAAGCCGGTGCGCTGA
- a CDS encoding fumarylacetoacetate hydrolase family protein, producing MKLVRYGNPGKEKPGLIDGEGRLRDLSALVKDIGPEQLGDAALAKLQKQKVDKLPLVRGKPRFGSPVANVGKFIAIGLNYADHAAESGLPIPAEPVVFMKATSCIQGPNDPVMLPKNSVKSDWEVELGVVIGTRARYVSQKDALNFVAGYCTINDVSEREYQIERGGTWDKGKGCDTFGPIGPWLVTRDEVPNPQKLSMWLDLNGKRMQTGSTKTMIFSIAKIVSYLSQFMTLMPGDVITTGTPPGVGLGMKPPLYLKKGDVMTLGIEGLGEQRQEVVPFKL from the coding sequence ATGAAACTCGTTCGCTATGGCAACCCCGGCAAGGAAAAGCCCGGCCTCATCGACGGCGAAGGCCGTCTGCGCGACCTCAGCGCGCTGGTCAAGGACATCGGACCCGAGCAGCTCGGCGATGCCGCGCTGGCCAAGCTGCAGAAGCAGAAGGTCGACAAGCTGCCGCTGGTCAGGGGCAAGCCGCGCTTCGGCAGCCCCGTGGCCAACGTCGGCAAGTTCATTGCCATTGGCCTGAACTACGCCGATCATGCGGCCGAATCGGGCCTCCCGATCCCCGCCGAGCCAGTGGTCTTCATGAAGGCCACCAGCTGCATCCAGGGCCCGAACGATCCGGTCATGCTGCCCAAGAACTCGGTCAAGAGCGACTGGGAAGTCGAACTCGGCGTGGTCATCGGCACGCGCGCGCGCTACGTCTCGCAAAAAGACGCGCTCAATTTCGTGGCCGGCTACTGCACCATCAACGACGTGAGCGAGCGCGAGTACCAGATCGAGCGCGGCGGCACCTGGGACAAGGGCAAGGGTTGCGACACCTTCGGCCCCATCGGCCCGTGGCTCGTGACGCGCGACGAAGTGCCCAACCCGCAGAAGCTGTCGATGTGGCTCGACCTCAACGGCAAGCGCATGCAGACCGGCAGCACCAAGACCATGATCTTCAGCATCGCCAAGATCGTGAGCTACCTGAGCCAATTCATGACGCTCATGCCCGGCGACGTCATCACCACCGGCACGCCGCCCGGCGTGGGCCTTGGCATGAAGCCGCCGCTCTACCTGAAGAAGGGCGACGTGATGACGCTGGGCATCGAGGGCCTGGGCGAGCAGCGCCAGGAAGTGGTGCCTTTCAAGCTTTAA
- a CDS encoding LysR substrate-binding domain-containing protein encodes MANRLEALRVFCTAAAAANFREAAVRLSVSPQVVTRAVRELEEELGEPLFHRSTRGVQLTDFGRQLAERARVAVGGVDALFHEIERRTLSQHAGTVRVTAPHMYARLIPQALAPLLAAHPGLVLDLRLSEQHADVVDEQIDIGVRVGPMRDARFVARTVGKMPLHVVAAPALIARVGTPKSLDGLSALPLTALIDLSSGRPWPWAFSKRRVVTVASPAFVTDDIDAECAAVLAGVGFGQLIGPLAEPWLQTGALVPVLEADAPEPWPINVYRPQRAPVPARVRLVYDALVRMLR; translated from the coding sequence ATGGCCAACCGCCTCGAAGCCCTGCGCGTGTTCTGCACCGCCGCAGCAGCCGCCAACTTTCGCGAGGCTGCCGTGCGCCTGTCGGTGTCGCCCCAGGTGGTGACGCGTGCGGTGCGCGAGCTGGAAGAAGAACTGGGCGAGCCGCTGTTCCACCGCAGCACGCGCGGCGTGCAGCTCACCGACTTCGGCCGGCAGCTTGCGGAGCGCGCGCGCGTGGCGGTCGGCGGCGTCGACGCCCTGTTCCACGAAATCGAACGGCGCACGCTGTCGCAGCACGCGGGCACGGTGCGGGTGACGGCGCCGCACATGTATGCGCGGCTCATTCCCCAAGCGCTCGCGCCGCTCTTGGCAGCGCACCCCGGTCTGGTGCTCGACCTGCGACTGTCCGAGCAGCACGCCGACGTGGTGGACGAGCAGATCGACATCGGCGTGCGCGTCGGCCCGATGCGCGATGCGCGCTTTGTTGCACGCACCGTCGGAAAGATGCCGCTCCACGTGGTGGCGGCGCCGGCGCTCATCGCACGGGTGGGCACGCCCAAGAGCCTCGATGGGCTTTCGGCATTGCCGCTCACCGCGCTGATCGACCTGAGCTCGGGCCGTCCCTGGCCGTGGGCGTTCAGCAAGCGGCGAGTCGTCACCGTGGCGTCGCCCGCTTTCGTGACCGATGACATCGATGCCGAATGCGCCGCCGTGCTGGCCGGCGTGGGCTTTGGCCAGCTCATCGGGCCGCTGGCCGAGCCCTGGCTGCAAACGGGCGCGCTGGTGCCGGTGCTGGAAGCCGACGCGCCGGAGCCATGGCCGATCAACGTCTATCGCCCGCAGCGCGCGCCGGTGCCCGCGCGCGTGCGGCTGGTGTATGACGCGCTGGTCCGGATGCTGCGATGA
- a CDS encoding DUF2147 domain-containing protein: MKSTLAAIVFLAVSATAMAQSTPVGLWRNVDDKTGEAKAEIRIGEAGGALIGRIEKSLRKDTKADAICDECTDDRKGKPIAGLEIIRGGKKAEGKDVWEGGKILDPENGKEYRASFTPIDGGKKLEVRGYLGPFWRTQTWNRVQ, from the coding sequence ATGAAATCGACGCTTGCAGCCATCGTCTTCCTCGCCGTCTCCGCCACGGCGATGGCCCAGTCAACTCCGGTGGGGCTGTGGCGCAACGTCGACGACAAGACGGGCGAGGCCAAGGCCGAGATCCGCATCGGCGAAGCGGGCGGCGCGCTCATCGGCCGCATCGAGAAGTCGCTCCGGAAAGACACCAAGGCCGACGCGATCTGCGATGAGTGCACCGACGACCGCAAGGGCAAGCCCATTGCGGGGCTCGAGATCATCCGAGGCGGCAAGAAAGCCGAAGGCAAGGACGTCTGGGAAGGCGGAAAGATCCTCGACCCGGAAAACGGCAAGGAATACCGAGCGAGCTTCACGCCCATCGACGGCGGCAAGAAGCTCGAAGTGCGCGGCTACCTGGGGCCCTTCTGGCGCACCCAGACCTGGAATCGAGTCCAGTAG
- a CDS encoding acyl-CoA dehydrogenase C-terminal domain-containing protein has protein sequence MPSYNPPVRDMQFVLHEVLNVADELKALPAHAETDADTINAVIEEAGKFAAEVTFPLNISGDEEGCTLDKTTHEVKTPKGFKDAYARYVEGGWPALSCDPAFGGQGLPFVVNQCLFEMLNSANQAWTMYPGLSHGAYEALVAHGTEEQKKTYLPKLTTGEWTGTMCLTEPHCGTDLGLLRTKAEPQPDGSYRITGSKIFISAGEHDMTDNIIHLVLARLPDAPKGSKGISLFVVPKYKVKADGSLGERNPIFCAGLEHKMGIHGNATAQIVIEGATGSLVGEPNKGLQAMFVMMNAARLGVGNQSLGLTEVAYQNALAYAKDRVQMRSLSGVKAKDKEADPIIVHPDVRKMLLTAKAYAEGGRALQIFCTLLLDKEHHHPDEKVRKDSGELVALLTPIVKAFITDNGHIATNACMQVFGGHGFIKEWGMEQFVRDNRINMIYEGTNTIQSLDLLGRKVLGNNGASLKKFGKLVARLVEEEGVNEKMAEFINPIAMLGDQLTKFTTEIGFKGFQNPDEVGAAAVDYLRVAGHFVFGYLFARMAQVALREIAAGNTDPFYVAKLQTARFYFAKLFPETATLMRTARAGSKVLMDTDAALA, from the coding sequence ATGCCTAGCTACAACCCACCCGTACGCGACATGCAGTTCGTGCTGCACGAAGTGCTCAACGTCGCTGATGAACTCAAGGCGCTTCCGGCCCATGCCGAGACCGATGCCGACACCATCAACGCGGTGATCGAAGAGGCCGGCAAGTTCGCCGCCGAAGTCACGTTCCCGCTGAACATCAGCGGCGACGAGGAGGGCTGCACGCTCGACAAGACCACGCACGAGGTGAAGACGCCCAAGGGTTTCAAGGACGCCTACGCCAGGTACGTCGAGGGCGGCTGGCCCGCGCTGTCGTGCGACCCGGCCTTCGGCGGCCAGGGCCTGCCCTTCGTGGTGAACCAGTGCCTGTTCGAGATGCTCAACAGCGCCAACCAGGCCTGGACCATGTACCCCGGCCTGTCGCACGGGGCCTACGAAGCGCTGGTGGCCCACGGCACCGAAGAGCAGAAGAAGACCTACCTGCCCAAGCTCACGACCGGCGAATGGACCGGCACCATGTGCCTGACCGAACCCCATTGCGGCACCGACCTGGGCCTCTTGCGCACCAAGGCCGAGCCGCAGCCCGACGGCAGCTACCGCATCACCGGCAGCAAGATCTTCATCTCGGCCGGCGAGCACGACATGACGGACAACATCATTCACCTGGTGCTGGCCCGCCTGCCCGATGCGCCCAAGGGCAGCAAGGGCATCAGCCTGTTCGTGGTGCCCAAGTACAAGGTCAAGGCCGACGGCTCGCTCGGCGAGCGCAACCCGATCTTCTGCGCCGGCCTCGAGCACAAGATGGGCATCCACGGCAACGCCACCGCGCAGATCGTGATCGAAGGCGCCACCGGCTCGCTGGTGGGCGAGCCCAACAAGGGCCTGCAGGCGATGTTCGTGATGATGAACGCCGCGCGCTTGGGCGTGGGCAACCAGTCGCTCGGCCTGACCGAGGTGGCCTACCAGAACGCGCTGGCCTACGCGAAGGACCGCGTGCAGATGCGCTCGCTCTCGGGCGTGAAGGCCAAGGACAAGGAAGCCGACCCCATCATCGTGCACCCCGACGTGCGCAAGATGCTGCTCACCGCCAAGGCCTATGCCGAAGGCGGCCGCGCCCTGCAGATCTTCTGCACGCTGCTGCTCGACAAGGAGCACCACCACCCGGACGAGAAGGTGCGCAAGGACTCGGGCGAACTGGTCGCGCTGCTCACGCCGATCGTCAAGGCCTTCATCACCGACAACGGCCACATCGCCACCAACGCCTGCATGCAGGTGTTCGGCGGCCATGGCTTCATCAAGGAATGGGGCATGGAGCAGTTCGTGCGCGACAACCGCATCAACATGATCTACGAAGGCACCAACACCATCCAGTCGCTGGACCTGCTGGGCCGCAAGGTGCTGGGCAACAACGGCGCGTCGCTCAAGAAGTTCGGCAAGCTCGTCGCCCGCCTGGTCGAAGAGGAAGGCGTGAACGAGAAGATGGCCGAGTTCATCAACCCGATCGCCATGCTGGGCGACCAGCTCACCAAGTTCACGACGGAGATCGGATTCAAGGGCTTCCAGAACCCCGACGAAGTGGGCGCCGCGGCCGTGGACTACCTGCGCGTGGCGGGCCACTTCGTGTTCGGCTACCTGTTCGCGCGCATGGCCCAGGTGGCGCTACGCGAAATTGCCGCCGGCAACACCGACCCGTTCTACGTCGCCAAGCTGCAGACCGCGCGCTTCTACTTCGCCAAGCTGTTCCCCGAGACCGCGACGCTGATGCGCACCGCGCGTGCCGGCAGCAAGGTGCTGATGGACACCGATGCGGCGCTGGCCTGA
- a CDS encoding SDR family oxidoreductase, whose protein sequence is MTSVQDNIRGKVAIVTGASSGLGESTARHLAARGAKVVLAARRTDRLDRVVAEIREAGGEAIAVATDVARRADLEKLAAATIEAFGRIDVLVNNAGVMPLSPIEKLKVDEWDRTIDVNIKGVLYGIAAVLPRMQAQGSGHIVNVASIAGLKVFTPIGTVYSATKHAVRAISEGLRVEMGRSGVRVTIVSPGAIESELKFGSSDAESAAGVKAFYEANQIPADSVARAVVYAVEQPADVDINEVVLRPVSQEF, encoded by the coding sequence ATGACATCCGTTCAAGACAACATCCGCGGCAAGGTCGCCATCGTCACCGGCGCGAGCAGCGGGCTCGGCGAATCGACCGCGCGCCACCTGGCCGCGCGCGGCGCCAAGGTGGTGCTTGCGGCGCGCCGCACCGACCGGCTTGACAGGGTGGTGGCCGAGATTCGCGAGGCCGGCGGCGAGGCCATCGCCGTCGCCACCGACGTGGCGCGGCGCGCCGACCTGGAAAAGCTCGCGGCCGCCACCATCGAAGCCTTCGGCCGCATCGACGTGCTGGTCAACAACGCGGGCGTGATGCCGCTGTCGCCGATCGAGAAGCTCAAGGTCGACGAATGGGACCGCACCATCGACGTCAACATCAAGGGCGTGCTCTACGGCATTGCCGCGGTGCTGCCGCGCATGCAGGCGCAGGGCAGCGGGCACATCGTCAACGTGGCGTCCATCGCCGGGCTCAAGGTGTTCACGCCCATCGGCACCGTCTACAGCGCGACCAAGCACGCGGTGCGCGCCATCTCCGAAGGGCTGCGCGTGGAAATGGGCCGCAGCGGCGTGCGCGTGACCATCGTGTCGCCCGGCGCGATCGAGTCGGAGCTGAAGTTCGGCAGCAGCGACGCCGAGAGCGCGGCCGGCGTGAAGGCGTTCTACGAGGCCAACCAGATTCCGGCCGACTCGGTGGCGCGCGCCGTGGTCTATGCCGTGGAGCAACCCGCGGACGTGGACATCAACGAGGTCGTGCTGCGGCCGGTGTCGCAGGAGTTCTGA
- a CDS encoding 3-hydroxyacyl-CoA dehydrogenase/enoyl-CoA hydratase family protein gives MSRFQVKKVAVLGAGVMGAQIAAHLVNVRVPVVLFDLAAKEGPKNGIVTRAIDNLKKLKPAPLGDVADAVLIEQANYEDDLARLGECDLIIEAIAERMDWKLDLYRKIAPHVAKHSILASNTSGLSITKLSEALPEALKPRFCGIHFFNPPRYMFLVELINTPTTEPKVLDDLEAFVTSTLGKGVVRAHDTPNFIANRVGIAGMLATLKEVEKFGLTPDVVDDLTGKKLGRASSGTFRTADVVGLDTMAHVVKTLQDNLDEKSDPFYANFSTPPVLAKLLELGNLGQKAKAGFFKKVGRDILRFDLKSGEYVPAGAKADEVYGRMLKKPAGERLKLLRESEGPQGQFLWAILRDSFHYAAVHLATIAESARDIDFAMRWGFGMKQGPFELWQEAGWAQVAKWVQEDIDTGKALSTAPLPRWVFEGPVAEAGGVHTPEGSWSASQNKFVPQRKLPVHGRQLFPESVLGAEAADANKAGTTISDEGDVRVWTLDGEVLIASIHSKMHAISPDVAEALGAAVDLAEAGYKGLVIWSPDEMFSVGADLQAMLPAFVVAGIGAVEGAEQELQNVMLKIRYASVPVISAVRGMALGGGCELAVYSSKRVAAMESYIGLVEVGVGLIPGAGGLTYIARRAAENAAASTGTDLLPFLTEGFTAAAMAKVGTGALDSKKLGYLLDSDIIVPNKDELLYVALQQAKAMADAGYRAPLRRSFRVAGRSGAATIKGQLVNMRDGGFISAHDFHIASLIAHVVTGGDVDAGSLVTEEYLMALERKAFCSLIVHPKTQERIMGMLSTGKPVRN, from the coding sequence ATGTCCCGATTTCAAGTGAAGAAGGTCGCCGTGCTCGGCGCCGGCGTCATGGGTGCGCAGATCGCGGCCCACCTCGTCAATGTGCGGGTGCCGGTGGTGCTGTTCGACCTGGCCGCAAAAGAAGGCCCGAAGAACGGCATCGTCACGCGCGCCATCGACAACCTCAAGAAGCTCAAGCCCGCGCCGCTCGGCGACGTGGCCGACGCCGTGCTCATCGAGCAGGCCAACTACGAGGACGACCTCGCCAGGCTCGGCGAGTGCGACCTCATCATCGAAGCCATCGCCGAGCGCATGGACTGGAAGCTCGACCTGTACAGGAAGATCGCGCCGCACGTGGCGAAGCATTCGATCCTGGCTTCCAACACCTCGGGCCTTTCGATCACCAAGCTCAGCGAAGCACTGCCCGAGGCGCTGAAGCCGCGCTTCTGCGGCATTCACTTCTTCAACCCGCCGCGCTACATGTTCCTGGTGGAGCTGATCAACACGCCCACCACCGAGCCGAAGGTGCTCGACGACCTCGAGGCCTTCGTCACCAGCACGCTCGGCAAGGGCGTGGTGCGCGCGCACGACACGCCCAACTTCATCGCGAACCGCGTCGGCATCGCCGGCATGCTGGCAACACTGAAGGAAGTCGAGAAGTTCGGCCTCACGCCCGACGTGGTGGACGACCTCACGGGCAAGAAGCTGGGCCGCGCAAGCTCGGGCACCTTCCGCACCGCCGACGTGGTGGGCCTCGACACGATGGCGCACGTGGTCAAGACGCTGCAGGACAACCTCGACGAGAAGAGCGATCCGTTCTACGCCAACTTCTCGACGCCGCCGGTGCTCGCGAAGCTGCTCGAACTCGGCAACCTGGGCCAGAAGGCCAAGGCCGGCTTCTTCAAGAAGGTCGGCCGCGACATCCTGCGCTTCGATTTGAAGAGCGGCGAGTACGTGCCCGCCGGCGCCAAGGCCGACGAGGTGTACGGCCGCATGCTCAAGAAGCCCGCGGGCGAGCGCCTGAAGCTCTTGCGTGAGAGCGAGGGCCCACAGGGCCAGTTCCTCTGGGCGATCCTGCGCGACAGCTTCCACTACGCGGCCGTGCATCTCGCAACCATTGCCGAGAGCGCGCGCGACATCGACTTTGCGATGCGCTGGGGCTTCGGCATGAAGCAGGGTCCGTTCGAGCTCTGGCAGGAGGCCGGCTGGGCGCAGGTTGCCAAGTGGGTGCAGGAAGACATCGACACCGGCAAGGCACTGAGCACCGCGCCGCTGCCCAGGTGGGTGTTCGAAGGCCCGGTGGCGGAGGCCGGCGGCGTGCACACGCCTGAAGGCTCCTGGAGCGCATCGCAGAACAAGTTCGTGCCGCAGCGCAAGCTGCCGGTGCACGGACGCCAGCTGTTCCCCGAGAGCGTGCTGGGCGCGGAAGCGGCCGACGCCAACAAGGCGGGCACCACGATCAGCGACGAGGGCGACGTGCGCGTGTGGACGCTCGACGGTGAAGTGCTCATCGCGAGCATCCATTCGAAGATGCACGCCATCAGCCCCGACGTGGCCGAGGCGCTGGGCGCCGCGGTCGACCTGGCCGAGGCCGGATACAAGGGCCTCGTGATCTGGTCGCCCGACGAGATGTTCTCGGTCGGTGCCGACCTGCAGGCGATGCTGCCGGCCTTCGTGGTCGCGGGCATCGGCGCGGTCGAAGGCGCGGAACAAGAGCTGCAGAACGTGATGCTCAAGATCCGCTACGCCAGCGTGCCGGTGATCTCGGCCGTGCGCGGCATGGCGCTGGGCGGCGGCTGCGAACTGGCCGTGTATTCGTCGAAGCGCGTGGCGGCGATGGAAAGCTACATCGGCCTCGTCGAAGTCGGCGTGGGCTTGATCCCCGGCGCGGGCGGCCTGACCTACATCGCGCGCCGCGCAGCCGAGAACGCCGCGGCGTCCACGGGCACCGACCTGCTGCCCTTCCTCACCGAAGGCTTCACCGCCGCCGCAATGGCCAAGGTCGGCACCGGCGCGCTCGATTCGAAGAAGCTCGGCTACCTGCTGGACAGCGACATCATCGTGCCGAACAAGGACGAGCTGCTGTACGTGGCGCTGCAGCAGGCCAAGGCCATGGCCGACGCCGGCTACCGCGCCCCGCTTCGCCGCAGCTTCCGCGTGGCGGGCCGCAGCGGCGCCGCGACCATCAAGGGCCAGCTCGTCAACATGCGCGACGGCGGCTTCATCAGCGCGCACGACTTCCACATTGCCAGCCTGATCGCCCACGTGGTCACTGGCGGTGACGTGGACGCGGGCTCGCTGGTGACCGAGGAGTACCTGATGGCGCTGGAACGCAAGGCCTTCTGCTCACTGATCGTGCATCCGAAGACGCAGGAGCGGATCATGGGGATGCTGAGCACGGGGAAGCCGGTGCGGAACTGA
- a CDS encoding SDR family NAD(P)-dependent oxidoreductase: MNQLDFAGRHAVVTGGAAGLGFGIAERLIASGGSVTLWDRDEAAAAAACSALGAKAFAVKVDVAQQPSVAAAVAATLAHAPRIDALVNSAGITGPNVKLWDYPADDWRQVMDVNINGVFLCCREVVAQMRTQGYGRIVNIASVAGKEGNPNASAYSASKAAVIALTKSLGKELADTGVRVNCVTPAAVKTAIFDQMTPEHIAFMLSKIPMGRFGTVEEIAAMVCWLCTEDCSFSTGAVFDLSGGRSTY; encoded by the coding sequence ATGAACCAGCTCGACTTCGCCGGCCGCCACGCAGTGGTGACCGGCGGCGCGGCGGGGCTGGGTTTCGGCATTGCAGAGCGGCTGATCGCATCGGGCGGCAGCGTCACGCTCTGGGACCGCGACGAGGCCGCCGCGGCGGCGGCCTGCTCGGCGCTGGGTGCCAAGGCCTTTGCCGTCAAGGTGGACGTGGCGCAGCAGCCTTCGGTGGCTGCGGCCGTGGCCGCCACGCTGGCGCATGCGCCACGCATCGATGCGCTGGTCAACAGCGCCGGCATCACCGGCCCCAACGTCAAGCTGTGGGACTACCCCGCGGATGACTGGCGCCAGGTGATGGACGTCAACATCAACGGCGTCTTTCTCTGTTGCCGCGAAGTGGTGGCGCAGATGCGCACCCAGGGCTACGGCCGCATCGTCAATATCGCCTCCGTGGCCGGCAAGGAGGGCAACCCGAACGCCAGCGCCTACAGTGCGAGCAAGGCGGCGGTCATCGCGCTCACCAAGTCGCTGGGCAAGGAGCTGGCTGACACCGGCGTTCGCGTCAACTGCGTGACGCCCGCCGCGGTGAAGACCGCCATCTTCGACCAGATGACACCGGAGCACATCGCGTTCATGCTCTCGAAGATTCCCATGGGCCGCTTCGGCACGGTGGAAGAGATTGCGGCCATGGTTTGCTGGCTCTGCACCGAAGATTGCTCGTTTTCCACTGGCGCCGTGTTCGACCTCTCCGGCGGCCGCTCCACTTACTGA
- a CDS encoding SDR family oxidoreductase — protein sequence MRLKGKTALVTAAGQGIGHASVLAMAAEGAQVWATDVNEKLLERYAGVANVRTARLDVLDKDAIGAFFKSLPALDVLFNCAGVVHNGTALDATDKDLEFAFNLNVRAQFWTIQAVLPGMLAAGRGSIINMASVCSSMKGLPNRFVYGTTKAAVLGLTKSVAADYVTRGIRCNAVCPGTVDTPSLGDRINANEDPEAARKAFIARQPMGRLAQAEEIAPVVVFLASDESVFATGQAFTVDGGLTI from the coding sequence ATGAGACTCAAGGGCAAGACCGCGCTCGTCACGGCGGCCGGACAGGGCATCGGCCACGCGAGCGTGCTCGCCATGGCGGCCGAGGGCGCCCAGGTGTGGGCCACCGACGTCAACGAGAAGCTGCTCGAGCGCTACGCGGGCGTTGCCAACGTGCGCACGGCCCGGCTCGACGTGCTGGACAAGGACGCGATCGGCGCCTTCTTCAAGAGCCTTCCCGCGCTCGACGTGCTGTTCAACTGCGCCGGCGTGGTGCACAACGGCACCGCGCTCGACGCCACCGACAAGGACCTGGAGTTCGCCTTCAACCTCAACGTGCGGGCGCAGTTCTGGACCATCCAGGCCGTGCTGCCCGGCATGCTGGCGGCCGGGCGCGGCAGCATCATCAACATGGCGAGCGTCTGCTCGAGCATGAAGGGCCTGCCCAACCGCTTCGTCTACGGCACCACCAAGGCGGCGGTGCTCGGCCTCACCAAGAGCGTGGCGGCCGACTACGTGACGCGCGGCATCCGCTGCAACGCCGTCTGCCCCGGCACGGTCGATACGCCGTCGCTGGGCGACCGCATCAACGCCAACGAAGATCCCGAGGCGGCCCGCAAGGCCTTCATCGCGCGCCAGCCGATGGGGCGGCTCGCGCAGGCCGAGGAGATCGCGCCCGTGGTGGTGTTCCTTGCGAGCGACGAATCGGTGTTCGCGACCGGCCAGGCCTTCACGGTCGACGGCGGCCTGACCATATGA